One Halobaculum roseum DNA segment encodes these proteins:
- a CDS encoding succinate dehydrogenase hydrophobic membrane anchor subunit, with amino-acid sequence MAERYSSFEKGGRRWLWQRITAAFLVVVLAFHFFLLHFVNHADEVTFLASSARMTDLTYYSLMVLFLVTATFHGVNGVYNALENQGLTGTKKQVVKYTLIAASLVLVVQGIRTANAWAGLPTF; translated from the coding sequence ATGGCCGAGCGCTACTCCTCGTTCGAGAAGGGCGGGCGCCGGTGGCTGTGGCAGCGCATCACCGCCGCGTTCCTCGTGGTGGTGCTCGCGTTCCACTTCTTCCTGCTCCACTTCGTCAACCACGCGGACGAGGTGACGTTCCTCGCCTCGAGCGCCCGGATGACGGACCTCACCTACTACTCGCTGATGGTGCTGTTCCTCGTCACCGCGACGTTCCACGGCGTCAACGGCGTCTACAACGCGCTGGAGAACCAGGGGCTGACCGGCACGAAGAAACAGGTCGTCAAGTACACGCTGATCGCGGCGAGCCTGGTGCTCGTCGTGCAGGGGATCCGCACCGCGAACGCCTGGGCGGGGCTCCCCACCTTCTGA